The nucleotide sequence GCACGTCAGCCTTGACCGGCAGACCCTGCAGCTTGAGCAGGATGCTGGACAGACGCTCACGCATGTCGCGACGATGGATGATCATGTCGACCGCGCCATGCTCGAGCAGGAACTCTGAACGCTGGAAGCCTTCCGGCAGTTTCTCGCGCACGGTCTGCTCGATGACACGCGGGCCAGCGAAGCCGATCAGGGCATTCGGCTCGGCAACGTTCAGGTCGCCCAGCATGGCAAGCGATGCCGATACGCCACCGAAGACCGGATCCGTCAGCACGCTGATGTACGGTACGCCTGCCTGCTTGAGCTTCTCGAGCGCAGCGGAGGTCTTGGCCATCTGCATCAGGGAGAACAGTGCTTCCTGCATGCGCGCGCCACCGGAGGCCGCGAAGCATACCAGCGGCACTTCTTCCGCCAGCGCGAGTTCGGCGGCACGCACGAACTTCTCACCGACGATGGCCCCCATCGAGCCGCCCATGAAGCTGAATTCGAAGGCAACGGCCACGACAGGCTGTCCGGAAAGCGTGCCGCGCATGGCGACCAGCGCATCCTTCTCGGACGTCTGCTTCTGGGCGGCGCTCAGGCGATCCTTGTACTTCTTGGAATCGCGGAACTTGAGGCGATCGACCGGCTCCAGATCTGCCGCGATCTCCTCGCGACCCTCGCTGTCGAGGAACCAGGACAGACGGGCACGCGCAGTGAGACGCAGATGGTGGTCACACTTCGGGCAGACGTTGTCGTGCTTGGTCAGCTCCGGAAGGTACAGGACTGCTTCGCACTTGGGGCATTTACGCCACAGGCCATCAGGAATGGAGGTGCGCCGATCCTTGCGTTGGATACGGCTCATTGACGGCACAATCTTGTCAAGCCAGCTCATGGTGGGGAGGCTTCCGTTTTGCTGCTGTTCTGGGCACCGCTCGACGACTGTCGGCGGCCATGCGAGTTGGCACACGCCCACCTCTCCGGGAGGCAAGGACGTGGCGGGCAACGACTGACACCCTCTTCGCCCCCTTGTCTCGGGACGCTGGAGGAAGTCAGTGGCGCCAAAGGAAAAGACCGTGCAACCCATTGGTCGTACGGCCCCTTTTCCAGATTCTGGCAAACATTGTAGCGGCTTCGCCCCCCTTGCGGGTAGTGCGAGATGCCAATTGCCTTGTGGAGTCCAGTGTTGCGCCTGTCCCGCGCAGGCCTTGCGGCATGCCGCGCAGGGCATCAGTGTTGTCAGTCGGCGGCTCGTACTGCCTGACAGAACGCCTGGAGGCGCTCCCGTGACTTCTCACCAGGGGCAGACTCTACCCCTCCCGAGACATCGACCGCGTGGGGCGCTACCTGCCTGACCGCCTCCGTCACGTTGCCGGCCTCGAGCCCGCCCGCCAGGATCACTGGCAGGGGCAATTCTCGAGGGATGCGCGACCAGTCAAAGGTCTCGCCAGTACCACCGGGGACACCGGGACGATAGGCATCCAGCAGCAGCCCGCGTGCGTCATGGAAGCGTTCTGCCTCTGCCGCCAGGTCGATCCCGTCACGCATGCGCAACGCCTTGATATAGGGGCGGCCAGCGGCGCGGCACTGCTCGGGCGTTTCGTTGCCATGGAATTGCAGCAGATCGAGATGCGGGGCAGCGGCGGCCACTTCAGCCTCACTGGCATCGACGAACAATCCGACACGCATCACGAATGCCGGCACCAGGCGCGAAAGCTCCGCCAGGCGAGCAACGTCCACCGCCCGCTTGCTGCCCGCCCACAGCACGAACCCCAGCGCATCGGCACCTGCCGCCACGGCGCCGGCGATATCCTGTTCACGTGTCAATCCGCAGATCTTGATTCGGGTACGCTGGCTCGCTCGAGCGCTCATCTCGGTCATGGGATCACTCCGTTCAACGTGAGGATTCATTCTGTGCGACAGGCGATCCTGCGGCGGACGATCCTGCGGCGGGCGCCCCCGCGACAGGCGACCCTGCGCCTGCCGCAGGAATCGCTTGTTCATGTTCCCGACTGAGACGCTCGGCCTCACGGGCAACGCTTGCCAGCCGAATGGCTTCCTTTTCACTGAGCTTGCCTGCCGCCCGAGCCTCTTCGGCACCCTCGGCTTCGGCACGGGCCAGGCGTGAGCGTACCATCGGGCAATCCGGCAAGGGACGCTCTCCCGTCCACTCCCCGAGATGGGCCACCAGACCAGGCCCGAGCGGCTCCCTGGGCAGCTCATAGCGCGGCGGATAGATGACGTCGACGAAGTGAAGTCCCGTGGCTGCTGCCGTGGCACTCGAGCGCGTGCGATCTCCCCCGCGCATCAGCTCGACGATCCACTCGACAGGCTTCTCGCCACGCCCGATGGCCATCAAGGTACCGGCGATATTGCGCACCATGTGGTGCAGGAAGGCATTCGCCTGGATGTCGATCATGACCAGCTGGCCGTGACGACTCACCTCGATGAAATGCACGTGGCGTCGTGGCGAGCGCGACTGACAACCTGCCGCACGGAAGGCCGAGAAGTCCAGCTCCCCTACCAGATGGGCGGCCGCCGCCTGCATGTCGGCGACATTCAGGGGTTCACGACACCAGGTGGCGTTGTGTCGCTCCATCACTGGCCTAAAAGGCTGATTGATGATCATGTAGCGATAACGACGCGCGATGGCGCTGAATCGGGCATGGAAGTCATCGGGAACGGGGACCGCCCAATGGATACCGATATCCGGGGGAAGATTGACGTTGCCGCCCATGCGCCATGCCTTGCGGCTGCGGCCCACGGGGGTATCGAAGTGCACGACCTGACGCACGGCGTGCACACCTGAATCGGTGCGCCCGCTGCAGTGGACGGTGATGGGAGTGGAAGCCACCTTGGAAAGCGCCTTTTCAAGCGTTTCCTGCACGGAAGGTGCGTGGCTGAGGCGCTGCCAACCGCAATAGCGGCTGCCATCATACTCGACGCCCAGAGCGATGCGCCCCGGGCGTCTTTCATTATCATCAAGCGGTGTAAAAAAGGGCATCAGGTCAGACCAAAGCGCTCCATCAACGCCAGCGCCTCTTCACGGATCATCCCGTCACTGGCGGAGGCGAGCGGCTCAAGCAGCGCTGCCGCTTGATCATCCTCACCATCCACCAGCAACTGGCGGGCTTCCTCGAGCTGCTGGAAAGCCACGCTGTCCTGGGCGCCAGCCCCTGCCCCTGCCATGCCGACAGAGGGATAGGCATTATCCTGATCCCCGGACTCGAACGCCACTTCCTCCACCTCGAATTGCGAGATATCACGACGAGGGACATCCACCTCTTCCAGCGTCATGCTATCCAGCGACGGCAACTCGTCGGCTGCTGAAAAGGCGCTTGCAGGCGCCACCTCGTCGCCTGAAGGTGCACTGGATTTCGCAGATTCACCTTCCTCATCGATGGAGGCGGAGGTAAATTCGACCGCCTCACCCTTGAGCGCCTCGTCCGCCTTCTCGGCACTTGCCACTGCCGCAGGCTCCACACCGTCATCAAGCGTCAGTTCCGGCGCCTGGTAATCGATCACGTTGTCACTGAAGAAACTGGTATCGGGTGCCGCCTTTCCGTGCTCGGGACTCTTGCCCTTGAGGCCGGGCTCGAATGCGACTCCCACGTCTGCCGGAGTGTCATTCGTGACGGCGGCATCAGCGTGCAAGTCATCCTCGAACGAGCCACTGTCCTGCCCTTCGCCTGAAGAGTCAGACACGTCACCCTCCGGCTCGCGCTCATCGTCCTGCAGGTTCGCGCCACCTGCCGCCAGCCTTTCAGAGGCTGCGCTGGCCGAGGATGGCACACGTAGGGACTGGGCATATTGACTGACGACACCGGAGAGATGCGTCACGTTGCTTGCGGCCACCGCGCCACCCATGGCGGCACGCATGGGGCTACCCATTCCGGCATAACGGTTGAGCAGCGCCTGAGCCTCTTCACGCTCTTCTGCATTGCCCGCCGCCAATACCTTCTCGCTTTCGTGATTCAGCGCCTCGAGATTGCCAAGTTCTCCATGCACACCCATCAGCTTGAGACGCAGGTCCTGACGACTCTCATCGTCTGCAAGGCCGGTTTCCAGCAGGGCTTGCGCCTGATCGAAGCGTCCATAGGCGATGAAGATATCCGCCTCGCTGATGGCAGCGGCCTCAGGCTGGGCCAGAGGCTCAAGAGTGTGAGAGCCACGACTTGCCACTGCGGACGTCTCTTCCGGGACCTGTCTGTCAGCGGTACCCGCTGCAGCTCCAAAGGCACCCCGTGACGGGTCCTGCAGGTCCTGGTCGTTGTGACGCACGGCATCCGCGAAGCTCATGCTGGAGTCATCCTTCGGCCCCGAGCGACGACGCAGCAACAGCAACAGCAGCAACAGCAATGCTCCCGCCGCGCCGCCCACCATCATCAGATTGTCCTGTACCCACTTCCACGTCGCCTGCGGCCAAGGCTGGCTGGGCAACACGAGATTGCCTTCACCATCACGCGGCTGGCCCAGATCCACCCCGGCAGCGACCAGACTCTCGGGTAGTGTCAAGGGAGTGATGCCGCTGTTGACCAGCAGACGGTTCTGCTTGGCCAGCAATACCTTGGCCGTTTCCAGCTGCTCGGTACGCTCGGCTAGGGAAGCACGCAGCTCACCGACTTCACTGCGCAATGAAGCGACTTCACTGCGCAGGTCGTCACGCTCCTGCTCCAGTTGATCCAGACGCTGCTGGTTGGTCAGCAACTGGTCTTCCAGCGATTCGAGGCGATCCGACAGCTCATCGATGGCCTGCTGGCTGCCCGCGGAAATCTGCGTACTGGCGGCCGCCTTGCTCGCCGGCGTGGCCTCTTCATCGATCAGCGTCAGGCGCGGCTTGCCGTCAGCACCCGCACTGGCGGGGCCGCTGGGAGCGGGCGCTGCAGCGGGCGTCTCACTGGCCGTGGCGGTATCCTTCGGAGACGCGGGCGTCGTCTTCTTGCTGGCCGGGGCAGGAATGGTCTTGCCTTGCGCCCCCGCGACCCACTGCTGATATTGCTCACGCACTTCGCGATCGGCCGCCGTGCGCGAGCGGCCCAGCATGGTGGCGCGATCGGGAACGCTCAGGACCACCCCCGCCCTCAGCTTGTTGATGTTGCCGCCCGGGAAGGCACTGGGATTGGCTTCCTGAATCGCCAGCATGGCCTGACGGATGCTGACCCCGGCATCCGGACGCACGCGTCGTGCGATGGTCCACAGGGAATCGCCACTGCGTACCTTGATGCTTGACGGCGTTTCGCCCGCCGCGGGCGCAGCGCTTGCCGAGGACGACTGACCACTGTCACGGAAGACCACGGAACGCGAGGGTGTCGACCCCGTGTCGGCCAACGGACGTGAGCGCGCACCAGAAGGCGTCACCAGTGCCGGCTGGCTGGAATAGCCCGCCGGATCGAACAGCAGCGTGACCTGACGCTGCAGCTTGCCATTGGGCCACTCGACGTCCAGCAGCAGATCCACATAGGGCTCACGTACCGCCCCGTTGGTGGTCAGCTGAAGATAATAGCGGCTGCCCTGCTGCTTGATGGCCACCTTGACGTCATCACTGACATAGCTGCGGTCCACACCGGCACGCGCAAAGGCGGCGGCATCGGAGACGTTCGCCTTGATCAGGCTGCTATCAAGCCCGGAGGTATCTGTCAGGCCGATGCGGGCATCCAGCGGTTGATTCAGATTCGAGCGCAATCGCGGCGATTCCATGCCGACCGCCAAGGCCTGAGCACTATAGATGGCGAAGGAGATCGCCAGTGCGAGAGGAAGCTTGCGTCCCATTGAGTGTCCCTTCGTATGCGACCGATTCAGTGTCCGGCCGGCGCATTATGTTACGTATTCTTACATATAAGATACCAGAGAGTCCGCCTCATGATTCAGGCAAGGCGCGACTCAGCCAGAAAAATTTCAACGCTAGCGGGCGTCGTCCCCTCTGATAGCCCACCTGCTCCCCGGATGACAGGAGTGACCAGCTCCACCTCATCCGGCTGACACGATACTCAAATATGCATACGAGATGCCATCATGCATCAACATCGCCAGCCAAATTCGCAAAAAATGCGCAAGCCGGAATGAAGCCGGTCAGTCATTGGAATGACATGCCGGTCATCTGATGCCCATGGCACTGCCGATCATCGGCACGACCGACCATCGTAATCACCCTTCATTGGGCATTCGGGGAATGACAGGGGACCCGGGCATGGCCCGCCAGGACATTCGCCAGGGAAGTTCGAGTGCATGGATATTCGATTGCAGGATTTTCGACCGCAAAAAAATCGCCCCCGGCTCCGAAGAGTCGGGGGCGACGTCTTGCATCACGCCATGGCACTCAACCGCGAGGGCCAGCCATCGTGATGATCAGGCGGCGCGATGTTCCCGCAGAATGGTCAGCATGCGCTTGAGCGGCTCCGCGGCCCCCCACAGCAGCTGGTCACCCACGCTGAAGGCAGACAGGTATTCACCACCCATCGCCAGCTTGCGCAGACGGCCGACCGGAACGGTCAGGGTGCCGGTAGCAGCAGCCGGTGTCAGGTGCTTGAGGCTGTCTTCCTTGGTGTTGGCGACGACCTTGACCCAGTCATTGTGCTTGGCCAGGCGGTCTTCGATCTCGTCCAGCGGCACGTCCTGCTTGAGCTTGACGGTGAAGGCCTGGGAGTGGGAGCGCATCGCACCGATCCGCACGCACAGCCCATCGATCATGATCGGGTTGCCTTGGCTATCGAGAATCTTGTTGGCCTCGACACCGGCCTTCCACTCCT is from Cobetia marina and encodes:
- the accD gene encoding acetyl-CoA carboxylase, carboxyltransferase subunit beta, which encodes MSWLDKIVPSMSRIQRKDRRTSIPDGLWRKCPKCEAVLYLPELTKHDNVCPKCDHHLRLTARARLSWFLDSEGREEIAADLEPVDRLKFRDSKKYKDRLSAAQKQTSEKDALVAMRGTLSGQPVVAVAFEFSFMGGSMGAIVGEKFVRAAELALAEEVPLVCFAASGGARMQEALFSLMQMAKTSAALEKLKQAGVPYISVLTDPVFGGVSASLAMLGDLNVAEPNALIGFAGPRVIEQTVREKLPEGFQRSEFLLEHGAVDMIIHRRDMRERLSSILLKLQGLPVKADVQAPVVDATEVVVEGEAVEAAPSEPQPAEPRSAVDSVLDETFSADKPQGDRRDG
- a CDS encoding phosphoribosylanthranilate isomerase; its protein translation is MSARASQRTRIKICGLTREQDIAGAVAAGADALGFVLWAGSKRAVDVARLAELSRLVPAFVMRVGLFVDASEAEVAAAAPHLDLLQFHGNETPEQCRAAGRPYIKALRMRDGIDLAAEAERFHDARGLLLDAYRPGVPGGTGETFDWSRIPRELPLPVILAGGLEAGNVTEAVRQVAPHAVDVSGGVESAPGEKSRERLQAFCQAVRAAD
- a CDS encoding type IV pilus assembly protein FimV, producing MGRKLPLALAISFAIYSAQALAVGMESPRLRSNLNQPLDARIGLTDTSGLDSSLIKANVSDAAAFARAGVDRSYVSDDVKVAIKQQGSRYYLQLTTNGAVREPYVDLLLDVEWPNGKLQRQVTLLFDPAGYSSQPALVTPSGARSRPLADTGSTPSRSVVFRDSGQSSSASAAPAAGETPSSIKVRSGDSLWTIARRVRPDAGVSIRQAMLAIQEANPSAFPGGNINKLRAGVVLSVPDRATMLGRSRTAADREVREQYQQWVAGAQGKTIPAPASKKTTPASPKDTATASETPAAAPAPSGPASAGADGKPRLTLIDEEATPASKAAASTQISAGSQQAIDELSDRLESLEDQLLTNQQRLDQLEQERDDLRSEVASLRSEVGELRASLAERTEQLETAKVLLAKQNRLLVNSGITPLTLPESLVAAGVDLGQPRDGEGNLVLPSQPWPQATWKWVQDNLMMVGGAAGALLLLLLLLLRRRSGPKDDSSMSFADAVRHNDQDLQDPSRGAFGAAAGTADRQVPEETSAVASRGSHTLEPLAQPEAAAISEADIFIAYGRFDQAQALLETGLADDESRQDLRLKLMGVHGELGNLEALNHESEKVLAAGNAEEREEAQALLNRYAGMGSPMRAAMGGAVAASNVTHLSGVVSQYAQSLRVPSSASAASERLAAGGANLQDDEREPEGDVSDSSGEGQDSGSFEDDLHADAAVTNDTPADVGVAFEPGLKGKSPEHGKAAPDTSFFSDNVIDYQAPELTLDDGVEPAAVASAEKADEALKGEAVEFTSASIDEEGESAKSSAPSGDEVAPASAFSAADELPSLDSMTLEEVDVPRRDISQFEVEEVAFESGDQDNAYPSVGMAGAGAGAQDSVAFQQLEEARQLLVDGEDDQAAALLEPLASASDGMIREEALALMERFGLT
- the truA gene encoding tRNA pseudouridine(38-40) synthase TruA, which codes for MPFFTPLDDNERRPGRIALGVEYDGSRYCGWQRLSHAPSVQETLEKALSKVASTPITVHCSGRTDSGVHAVRQVVHFDTPVGRSRKAWRMGGNVNLPPDIGIHWAVPVPDDFHARFSAIARRYRYMIINQPFRPVMERHNATWCREPLNVADMQAAAAHLVGELDFSAFRAAGCQSRSPRRHVHFIEVSRHGQLVMIDIQANAFLHHMVRNIAGTLMAIGRGEKPVEWIVELMRGGDRTRSSATAAATGLHFVDVIYPPRYELPREPLGPGLVAHLGEWTGERPLPDCPMVRSRLARAEAEGAEEARAAGKLSEKEAIRLASVAREAERLSREHEQAIPAAGAGSPVAGAPAAGSSAAGSPVAQNESSR